The proteins below come from a single Sorghum bicolor cultivar BTx623 chromosome 4, Sorghum_bicolor_NCBIv3, whole genome shotgun sequence genomic window:
- the LOC8061044 gene encoding probable serine/threonine-protein kinase At1g01540: MSDGTELSQSTLVFGLRMWVLVGIGVGAAFVLLLVLISVLCLLAFRRRRRQRPRPNPAQQLPTTAPPKSPANVKAPKDIQEVPSHTATAAAAVAPAKMPLAQVLQLPTPAVSEQIVTGKEHHVTYPEQQEHPSHRSDGPSPRGNGESRGGRGGGAADHAPPAVPEVSHLGWGHWYTLKELETATGMFADGNVIGEGGYGIVYRGVLENGTQVAVKNLLNNRGQAEKEFKVEVEAIGRVRHKNLVRLLGYCAEGNQRMLVYEYVDNGNLEQWLHGDVGPVSPLTWDDRMKIILGTAKGIMYLHEGLEPKVVHRDVKSSNILLDKHWNAKLSDFGLAKLLGSERSYVTTRVMGTFGYVAPEYAGTGMLNETSDIYSFGILIMEIISGRVPVDYNRPPGEVNLVDWLKTMVSTRNSDGVVDPKIPKKPSSRAVKKALLVALRCVDPDALKRPRIGHIIHMLEVDDFPYRDDRRGSRAPGQARLPETPAGGSGQPETDNRGNGGSTQAEPFRWRNPEA; this comes from the exons ATGTCGGACGGCACGGAGCTGTCCCAGAGCACGCTGGTGTTTGGGCTCCGCATGTGGGtgctcgtcggcatcggcgtcggTGCCGCCTTCGTGCTGCTGCTCGTCCTAATCTCCGTCCTCTGCCTCCTCGCcttccgccgccggcggcggcagcggccgcGGCCCAATCCCGCCCAGCAGCTCCCAACCACCGCGCCTCCCAAGAGTCCCGCGAATGTCAAGGCGCCCAAGGATATCCAAGAAGTCCCCTCCcacaccgccaccgccgccgccgccgtcgccccaGCGAAGATGCCGCTCGCGCAGGTGCTCCAGCTCCCCACGCCAGCTGTCTCCGAGCAGATCGTGACCGGCAAGGAGCACCACGTCACGTACCCGGAGCAGCAGGAGCACCCCAGCCACCGGAGCGACGGGCCTTCGCCGCGCGGCAACGGCGAGAGCCGCGGTGGGCGAGGTGGCGGCGCCGCGGACCACGCGCCACCGGCCGTGCCGGAGGTGTCCCACCTGGGGTGGGGCCACTGGTACACGCTCAAGGAGCTGGAGACGGCGACCGGGATGTTCGCCGACGGGAACGTGATCGGCGAGGGCGGGTACGGGATCGTGTACCGTGGCGTGCTCGAGAACGGCACGCAGGTCGCCGTCAAGAACTTGCTAAACAACAG GGGGCAGGCAGAGAAGGAATTCAAGGTTGAGGTCGAAGCAATCGGGCGTGTGCGACACAAGAACCTTGTGCGCCTTCTAGGATATTGTGCCGAGGGTAATCAGAG GATGCTTGTATATGAGTATGTTGATAACGGGAACTTAGAACAATGGCTGCACGGGGATGTTGGGCCTGTAAGCCCTCTCACCTGGGATGACAGAATGAAAATCATACTGGGAACAGCAAAAGG GATAATGTATTTGCATGAGGGGCTTGAACCAAAAGTGGTTCACCGTGATGTCAAGTCAAGCAACATCCTTCTGGACAAGCATTGGAATGCTAAGCTCTCGGATTTCGGACTTGCAAAGCTTCTGGGTTCAGAAAGGAGTTATGTCACTACAAGAGTTATGGGAACTTTTGG GTATGTTGCTCCAGAGTACGCAGGGACTGGAATGTTGAATGAAACAAGTGACATATATAGTTTTGGAATTCTTATAATGGAGATAATATCCGGTAGGGTACCAGTGGATTATAATAGGCCACCAGGAGAG GTTAATTTAGTTGATTGGCTTAAGACGATGGTAAGCACCCGAAACTCAGATGGCGTTGTGGATCCAAAGATACCCAAGAAACCTTCTTCAAGAGCAGTGAAGAAGGCTTTGCTAGTGGCGCTGCGATGTGTAGACCCTGATGCTCTTAAGAGACCACGGATTGGGCACATCATTCACATGCTTGAAGTCGATGATTTCCCATACAGAGAT GATCGCCGAGGCAGTAGAGCACCAGGACAAGCAAGATTACCGGAGACACCGGCAGGTGGATCAGGTCAACCTGAGACCGACAATAGAGGAAACGGTGGTTCCACACAAGCTGAACCCTTTAGATGGAGGAACCCAGAGGCTTAG